In Janthinobacterium agaricidamnosum NBRC 102515 = DSM 9628, the DNA window GTTTGTGCCAGCGCCAGCGTCGGCGCGGCCAGCAGTGCCGCGGCCATGACCAGTGCCAGTTGCCAGTGGCGTGCTTGCTTGTTTGTTTTCATGATGCAGAAGTCCTTGTGAATGTGGTGGGTAGCCTTGCGCGTTTCTTACCTGGAGACCAGGCCCGCCTGTTGCATGAAGGTGAGGTTGTCTTCCAGATGCCAGTCTTCGGCGACGCGGCCATTCGCGATGCGATAGATGTCCATCGCGATGAAGTCGATGGCCTGGCCTTGCCCCTGCTTGCCGGCAAAGGTGCCAGTGAAATGGCCGGTGAAGCGCAAGGAGGACATCACGCGGTCGCCGGCGACGATCATTTGCAGCACCTCGCAGTGCAGATCCGGCACCGCGCTTCGAAATGCCCTGGACGCTTTTAATACGCCTTCCACGCCTTGCGGCCGGCCGGGCGGCAAGGTGTTGTCGAAGAAATCGGGCGCCAGCGCCGCGCGTGCCATGTCTTCATCGCCGGTATTCCAGAATGTGTCGAAGCGGCGGGCCGCGAGGACCTGTGCGTCCAGCGTCTCCCTGGACAAGGATTGGTCGGTGATCAGCTTGCCGGGCTCGACCAGCTTGGTGGATGCGTTGGCCGATGAGTTGGCCGATGCCGCGAAAGCTGGTGCTGCAATGGTTGCACCGAGCAGCAAGGTGGAGAACCAGCGTGCGGCGCGGTGGCGTGAGTTGTTGCTAAGCTTTTTCATGAAATGGATCCTTGGTGGTGCGTGCCGATGGTCATGCCGGCGGGAGGGGGAGAAGGGCGCCGGCTGGTTTCAGCGCGGCGCCAGGCGCGATGCGATCTCGCGGACCCTGGCGCCGTAGCGGCGCGCGGTGTCGATGTCGCCGTCCGGGATGGCTTCGGCGCCGGCATCGGACGGCGCCTGTACCAGCAGGCCGACCGAGCCGCCGAGGTAGTTGATGTCATTCGACGAGGCCTTGCTGGTGTTCGACGGAGGCAGTCCCAGGCTGACCCAGATGCCGCCATGTTGCGAGGCGAGCGTTTGCAAGCCGATCAGCGTCACCTGCTTGTCGCCGTTCATGCTGGCACTGACGCTGAATCCGCCAAACACCTTGTCTTGCCAGGCGCGGCTGAACCATGCCTTGGATGAGGCGTCAGCGAACTTCTTGAACTGCCATGGCGCGGAGCCCATGTAGGTTGGCGCGCCGAAGATGATGGCGTCGGCCTGATCCAGCGCGCTCCATGCGGAGCCGAGCAGCTGCCCTTCGGCATCGATGGCGATCAGCTCCGCTTGCGCGCCATCGGCCACCTCCTGGGCAATGCGGAGCGTGTGGCCGTAGCCGGAAAAATATACAACAGCAGTCTTGGGCATACAGGTTTCTCGAAGAAATTGATCGGGCGAATCGCGGGCCTTCGGGCCCGAATTCGTGAGAAACATTGTATGGATTTGACACTTAGTGTACAAGAAGGCACTATAAGGTCATCTGATTACCGATGGGATACCACCATGCCTACCTACCGCCGGCACCCGGCTTATGACGTCTACTCGGCGAACTGTCCCGCCCGGGTAGTGCTTGGCCGCCTGGCGGATAAATGGGCGCTGCTGTTGATCGACCGCTTGAGCGCCGGCGAGAGAATTCGCTTCAATCAGTTGCGGCGGGAGATCATCGGCATCTCGCAGAAAGTACTGTCGCAAACACTGAAGAAACTTGAGCGAGACGGGCTGATCGAGCGGCAGGTCTACAACACCACGCCGCCTACTGTTGAATACGCTTTGACTGAACTGGGAGCAACGCTGGGCGAGACTGTCGAGCGGCTGTCGCATTGGGCCGAGACGAACATGCAGGCCATCCTGGAGGCGCAGACGGCCTACGACCAGGCAAATCCCATCGAGTGACGGGCGCTTGATGCGATCAGGCCTGGACCGCGCTGAACAGGGCGGCCCAGTTGCGTTTTTCGTCGATGCTGTTTACAGATCCACTTTCACCGTCAGCTTGACGGTGCGCGGCAGCCCTGCCGCCAGGCGGGTGCCGGCGCCGGCCCAGTATTGCTTGTTGCCGGCATTGTCGACATTGATTTGCCAGCTGCTGCGCTTGCCCATGATATTGGTCACGTAGCGGCTGCCCAGGCTGATCAGCGTATTGCCGCCGAGGAAAGCCTGGTCCAGGTCGTTGACCGGCCGCCGGCCGGTGAAGTACAGCCCGCCATGGACGGACAGGCCCGGCAGCGCATCCAGTGCATACGACAGGAAGGCGCTGGCGGTTTGTTTCGCGGCGTTTTCCGGCAGCTTGCCGTTGTAGGCGGCGTTGATGTTGCGGAACTCGGGATCGATGAACTGGGCCGAGGTTTGCCACGACAACTGGCGCGTCAGCTTGCCTTGCACCGACAGTTCCAGGCCGCGGTAATGCTGGTCGCCGTCGGCCGTGAAGATATTGCCGGTATTGGTGTAATAACCGGGCCGGTTGATGTCGAACAGCGCCGCCTGCAGCAGCGAGCCGTCCGTCACGCGCCAGCGCGCGCCGACTTCCTTTTGCTTGCTGATGCCGGGCGCCAGGTGTTCATTCTGGTTGGCGGTGCCGGTCGGCGCGGTTTCTCCTTCTTCCAGCCCTTGCGAGGCCGACGCGTAAAACGACAGGTCCGGGTTCAGCTTGAAGATCAACGCAGCCATCGGCGTGGTCCGGTTGACGCGGTAGTTATTCGCGCCTTGCGCGCTGCTGTAGCGCGCGCCGCGCGCGCCGACCACCGTTTGCCAGTTCGGCGACAAGGTCAGGCGGTCGATCGCGTACAGGCCGGTGTCGCGGCTGTCCAGCGCGGCGGTGGTCGGTTTGGCCGGGAAGGCGCCGATGGTCGGGTTGACGACCGGTATCGGCTGGTACAGGTTTTGCGACGCGATGGTGTAGTTGGCCTGGTAGATCGGGTCCTGCGACTTGTCGGTGCGGGTCAGGCCGAACGTCACTTCATGCTTGACGGCGCCGGTCATCACGGTGCCGGCCAGTTCGGTGCGCAGCACATTCGAATTGACGACCTGGTTTTGTATATTGCCGGTGATGCGGCCGGCGCCGGTTTGCAGCGCGGCGTTGTTATTGAAGCGGAAGATCGCCAGCCGGCGCTCGCGCGAGGTATCCGAATGGCCGCCGTCCACCGTCAGCGCCCAGTTGTCGTTCAAGGCATAGTCGGCGCGCAACTGGGCGTTTCTGGTGGTGGCGTTGAAGATCGACCAGTCCGGGCCGACCAGGGTTGTCGGATCGACCGGGCGCGGCAGCGTGATCACGCCGTTGACGGCGGCCGGCAGCGTGATGCCGACTTCCTCGGTCACGCGGCGGTGGTCGTATTCCAGGTCGGATTTCAGGCGCAGCCGTGAATTGACGCGCCAGTCCAGCGCGGCCGAGGCGAATGCGCGGTTGCCGTTGCCGACATGCTCCAGGAAAGAACCGAGCGTGCCGCCGGCGGCGTTGATGCGCACGCCGAATTCGCCCTCTTCACCGAAGCGGCGCGCCACGTCGGCCGAGGTCACGGCCGTGCCGTTCTGGTCCAGTGTCAGGCCGAGCGTGGTGACCGGCGTGGCGCCGGCGCGCTTGGTGACGAAGTTGACCACCCCGGCCGGCGACGTGAAGCCGTAATACAGCGCGGTGGCGCCCTTGAGCACTTCGACGCGCTCCTTGTCTTCCATCGGCACTTGCGAGAAATTCATGATCGGCAGCGAACCGTTCAGGCGGTAATTGGTCCGGTTTTCGACGGCGATGCCACGGATCACCAGTTGGTCCCAGGTATCGCCGCCGTTTTGCTGGCGCGTCACGCCGGCGGTGTTGCGCAGCGCATCGTACAAGCCGCCGGCGGCTTGCAATTCCAGCACGTCGCGCGTGATCACGTTGACGGTCGACGGCACGTCCATGATGTCGGAACCCCGAAAACTGCCCGCTTCGACGGTTTTCGGCTCGAAACCCTGCGCCTTGGCGCCGGTGATTTTGACCGCTTGCATGCTTTTTTCATCGGCGTCTTGCGCCAGCGCGGAATGAGGGAAGCAGGCCAGTGTCAGCGACAGGCAGACGGGCAGCAGGCGGGGCAGGCGGGGCAGGCGGAGGGGCGACGAGGGCATGATGCGGCGGGGCTTTCGAATCGAAAAGATGGAGGGAGGAATCGATTCTATTTAAAATGAGAATCATTCGCAATAAAGAATAGGCAAGTAATCCGCTGACATGCGCATTTATCCGGCGTCGAGGGGTTTTTAAAGACAAGGGAGATGGGGGAGACAAACCGTGATCTCGACGTGCTGGCGCGGCGCGGTTCACCTGCGCGCCCTGGCCGTTTGCCTGCTTTTGTTTAGAAGGCAGGCGCGAAACTGATCGTCATGCTCTTGCTTAAAAAAGTTTCCCGCTCGGTGATGGTGCGCACCGCGAAGCTGTGCTCCAGGTACAGCAAATGATGCGCGATCGTGAAGGCATGCTCGAACGGCAAGCTGAACGGTTTGCCGGTCCTGCGTTGCCGTCCATAGCGTTGCTGCAGCGCCGCGCCATGGTAGTCGATGCGCTCGATCATGTCGCCATTGGCCAGCAATTCAAATGACAGCCGCTGGAAGGGATCGCCATGGCCGGTGTGGGCGCTGACCAGCGCGTGCAGGCTGTTCAACACCCCCGGTGCGCTCAGTGCGATCTCGCCTTTATGGATACCGCGCAATTGGCGGCCGGTGATGCCGGGCCGGATTTCATTGCAGAAGGTGGTCTCGATGCGCCGGCCACCCATCAAATCCGTTCGCTTTCCTTGCGCACCACGCGGCCGACGATCAGGCAGTCGGCGCCGCGGCAAATCTTGCGGTGGTGCTTGCGCTGGTCGGCATTGTCCGATGTCAGCCACCATTCGCCGGCATCGCGCGACAGCCGTTTTACCACCGCCTGGCCTTCGTAATTGACGGCGAACACGGCGCCATCCGTCAGCTTGGTATCGGCGGTATTGACTACCACCACATCGTCTTCATACAGCGACGGCTCCATGCTTTCGCCGCGCACCTTGATGGCGATCAGACGTTCCGCATGATAACCGTGCCGTTCGATCCAGCTGCGCGATACGGTCAGCGTGCCGCCATCGTCGTGTTCCGGGTCCGACTGGAAGCCGGTAATGCCGGCTGACAAGCGCAACTTGATTTTCTGGATCTGCACGAATTGCGGATCGTCTTCCTCCGCCACTCGTACCCGGCTGTAAGTATCGACGGGCGCCGCCGCGCCGCGCAGCTTGGGCGGTATGCCTTCGTGCAGCCAGGTGAAATTGACGTTGCAGGCGGCTGCCAGTTTTTGTAGCGTCGATGCTTCCGGCCCTTTTTTTCCGACGCCCTTCAGGATGCGGTTGATGGTCGGCTGCGGAATCTCGGAAGCGCGCGCGAGCGCACTCTGGGATTCGAATCCCGCTTCCCGCATCGCTTCGTCCAGTCTGTTTGCTATGTCCATGATGAAATATACGTCCGCGTATAGTTGAGTACAACAATCTATTCATTTGAGTATTGATTATGTATTCATTCGAGTATATATTACTGGAATGGATAAAGATAGTTCCACTTAGCAAGGGCGGGATTTCTGTAGCACTGCGCTGTAGCAGTGCGTGCAGGATCAGGATGAAAGGAAAAATCATGTCGTTTGTTGAAAAATATGTGCAATCGCTCAATGCCAGCAATTTGCTGGACGATGACCGTCACTTTGCCACCGAGGCGCTGGCCGCCGCCGCGCTGGCCGACCGCCACGGCGCCGGGCTGGGCGCCTTGTTGTGCCGCGTCAAGTATGCCGATGGCACGCTGAACAAGGTGTTCGAAGGCAATAGCGCCAACCTGGCCCAGCTGTTGCGCATCTGGACTGCCGCCGTCACCGAGAAGGGGCGTTCGCGCGGCTGGGTCAAGGCCCATACCGCATGGGACATGCAAGCGGCCTTTTCACTGTACCGGCGGGTCGCCGAACGTTCGCTGGAATATTGGCTCGACGGTAAATGCGGCGCCTGCAACGGTACCCGCATCGCCGCCCGCCACACCAGTTGCCCGGTGTGCAAAGGCAGCGGCACCGCGGAAATCACCGGTGGCGGCTTCGAGCGCGAAAAAATTCTCGACATGGTCAGCGAGCTGGAGGGGCTGGTGCAAGCCCACGGCGCACGCGCCGCGGCCCGCATGCGGCGTTCGGCTTGACTCTGAAAAAGATGCTTTAAATAAATTTGAATTATTTTTGGGAAAGGTATTGCAAATCAAAAAAAGCAGTGGTAGAGTGAAGCCATCAAATACTCCTTGCACTCGTAATGATCGCTCCCCAGGGCGGCACCGATAACAGGGATTCACCAGCAAACATCTTCGGATGTCACCGTTCGCGGTAAAATTTGATCGCTCACTGCGCATTATGGTCGCAGGAGCACCCCCCCCAAAGCCGCCCTCGAGGTGGCTTTCTTATTTTCCGCGCCCCTTTTTACACCGTTGTCCCCTTCACGGCTGCAGGCCTGCAGCGGCAGGATGATGGCCGCCTGGCTTATCCCTGATCAAGATTCACAGCAGCACCAACCAGCCACCAACCAGCAAGCGCGGCCTTTTGGGCCGGCGCCGCCATCTGACAGGAATACATGGCCAATCTCAACATCATTTCCGATAACGCCGCCAATCGCGGCAACATCAGCGCGACCAGCACGGCTGGCGCGCTGGTTCCGGCCAACTTGCTGGACGATGGCAGGTCGTCGCTCTGGCGCGCGGCGAATACGCTCGCCACGCTGCACCTGGTCTTTCCCAGTGTCGAGTTGATCGGCGGCGTGGCTTTGCCATTCTGCAATCTGACAGCGGGCGCGATGATTCGTGTCATCGGCTACGGCGCTGCCGGCCAGACAGTATTCGATACCGGCAAGGTGCCGGCTTGCGCCTATGCGCCGCTGGACCAGTTCGGCCGGGACCGCGGCGCCAGCGATTTCGCCGATGGCGGCGGGGCTTGCGCATCGGCCTGGTTCGAACATGCGCTGGTACGGTCGCTGGCGATCGAGCTGGCCGATGCCGATAATCCGGACGGTTATATCGAAGCGTCGCGGTTGTTCGCCGGCAGCTACTGGTCGCCCCACTATAACGCCGATGACGGCGCCGCGCTGAGCTATATCGGCATGCGCCATCGCAAGCTGTTGCTCAGGCTGGAGCAGTTGCCTCCGGCCGAGCGCTTACGGCTGAAGGCGGCGCTGCGCGGCAATCGGATGGCCAGGCCGGTATTTGTCAGGCTGTTCCCGGAAGCCGGCCACGTGTTGCCGGGATCGCGGTCACAAGTATTACCGCTGCAACCCGCAACCCGCTCCGGCGGGTTTTTTTATCCCTCGAACATTCAGGAGCCCCTATGGCAGAACCAGCCAGTTCCACCGCCGGCATCGCAATCGCGGCCGGCACCATCACCTTGACGGGCTCGGTCCTGGGGGTGCAATACGATGCGCTGCTGGCCGGATTTTGCGGCGGCCTGGTGTCCTTGTCGTACCTGCCGCCCATGCGCTGGAGCAAGATTGCCGGCAGCGTGGTCGGCTCGTCGCTGATCGCCGGCTGGTTTGCGCCGCTGGCCAGCGTCACCGCCGCCAATTATTTTCCCTTCATGGCCGGTGCCGGCGAAGCCACGGTGCGCATTTCCGCGGCCGCGGCGCTGGGCCTGTGTGCGCAAGTCATTATTCCTGCCGCCTTCGCGTGGCTGCGCAAGAAGGGGGACGCCGCATGATGACCCTCGACCTTGCCGCGGCGGCGCTGGTGCTGCTGCGCGGCCTGTTTTTCGCGATTAACCATATGTGTCCGCAAACCAGTCTTGCCATCCGCATCGCCTGGGTCTGGCTGACCTTGGGCGCGGCGGCGCTGCTGTTGCTGGGACGCACGCCGACCTGGCCGGAATTGCTGTTGCATTGCGGTATAGCCGTACTGGTCTGGTGTGACCGGCGCGAGCCGTTTTTGAAAGGAACACCATGCAATTGAGTCAAAATTTTACCCTCGCCGAATTGACGGCCTCGGATTACGCGGCGCGCCACGGCATCGACAATACTGCGCCGCCGGCGGTGCAGGACGAGTTGCGGCGCACCGCGCAGATGTTGCAGCGTATCCGCAATTACCTGTCGGCCAGCAGCGCCATCGATACGCCGCTGACGCAGATCAGCGGCTACCGCTGCCTGGCGCTGAACCGCGGCATCGGCAGCGGCGACG includes these proteins:
- a CDS encoding ester cyclase — encoded protein: MKKLSNNSRHRAARWFSTLLLGATIAAPAFAASANSSANASTKLVEPGKLITDQSLSRETLDAQVLAARRFDTFWNTGDEDMARAALAPDFFDNTLPPGRPQGVEGVLKASRAFRSAVPDLHCEVLQMIVAGDRVMSSLRFTGHFTGTFAGKQGQGQAIDFIAMDIYRIANGRVAEDWHLEDNLTFMQQAGLVSR
- a CDS encoding flavodoxin family protein, whose translation is MPKTAVVYFSGYGHTLRIAQEVADGAQAELIAIDAEGQLLGSAWSALDQADAIIFGAPTYMGSAPWQFKKFADASSKAWFSRAWQDKVFGGFSVSASMNGDKQVTLIGLQTLASQHGGIWVSLGLPPSNTSKASSNDINYLGGSVGLLVQAPSDAGAEAIPDGDIDTARRYGARVREIASRLAPR
- a CDS encoding winged helix-turn-helix transcriptional regulator, with protein sequence MPTYRRHPAYDVYSANCPARVVLGRLADKWALLLIDRLSAGERIRFNQLRREIIGISQKVLSQTLKKLERDGLIERQVYNTTPPTVEYALTELGATLGETVERLSHWAETNMQAILEAQTAYDQANPIE
- a CDS encoding TonB-dependent siderophore receptor, whose protein sequence is MPSSPLRLPRLPRLLPVCLSLTLACFPHSALAQDADEKSMQAVKITGAKAQGFEPKTVEAGSFRGSDIMDVPSTVNVITRDVLELQAAGGLYDALRNTAGVTRQQNGGDTWDQLVIRGIAVENRTNYRLNGSLPIMNFSQVPMEDKERVEVLKGATALYYGFTSPAGVVNFVTKRAGATPVTTLGLTLDQNGTAVTSADVARRFGEEGEFGVRINAAGGTLGSFLEHVGNGNRAFASAALDWRVNSRLRLKSDLEYDHRRVTEEVGITLPAAVNGVITLPRPVDPTTLVGPDWSIFNATTRNAQLRADYALNDNWALTVDGGHSDTSRERRLAIFRFNNNAALQTGAGRITGNIQNQVVNSNVLRTELAGTVMTGAVKHEVTFGLTRTDKSQDPIYQANYTIASQNLYQPIPVVNPTIGAFPAKPTTAALDSRDTGLYAIDRLTLSPNWQTVVGARGARYSSAQGANNYRVNRTTPMAALIFKLNPDLSFYASASQGLEEGETAPTGTANQNEHLAPGISKQKEVGARWRVTDGSLLQAALFDINRPGYYTNTGNIFTADGDQHYRGLELSVQGKLTRQLSWQTSAQFIDPEFRNINAAYNGKLPENAAKQTASAFLSYALDALPGLSVHGGLYFTGRRPVNDLDQAFLGGNTLISLGSRYVTNIMGKRSSWQINVDNAGNKQYWAGAGTRLAAGLPRTVKLTVKVDL
- a CDS encoding XRE family transcriptional regulator, whose amino-acid sequence is MDIANRLDEAMREAGFESQSALARASEIPQPTINRILKGVGKKGPEASTLQKLAAACNVNFTWLHEGIPPKLRGAAAPVDTYSRVRVAEEDDPQFVQIQKIKLRLSAGITGFQSDPEHDDGGTLTVSRSWIERHGYHAERLIAIKVRGESMEPSLYEDDVVVVNTADTKLTDGAVFAVNYEGQAVVKRLSRDAGEWWLTSDNADQRKHHRKICRGADCLIVGRVVRKESERI
- a CDS encoding D-Ala-D-Ala carboxypeptidase family metallohydrolase gives rise to the protein MQLSQNFTLAELTASDYAARHGIDNTAPPAVQDELRRTAQMLQRIRNYLSASSAIDTPLTQISGYRCLALNRGIGSGDGSDHVQGMAADFKALRLTPYQICQALLPKLDEFGIGQIINELSWVHVSTRMPVRPINRIITIDRLGTRAGIVQGRP